One Magnetospirillum sp. WYHS-4 genomic region harbors:
- the asnB gene encoding asparagine synthase (glutamine-hydrolyzing), which translates to MADTGTSWIDAMCGLVGVFAANDASGDAFRGIVAAMLEAIAHRGPNGSGMASGPGFCLGHRRLSIIDLSDGGAQPMATADGRHLIVFNGFISNYLDLRAELAGRGHSFRGTSDTEVLLEMLAADGAAAFPRLNGMFAFLWVDRASGEWWAVRDQLGVKPLYLAPVGDILLAGSEIKALLAHPALEARLDPMALGEYLTFQYCLEDRTLFGGVRKVEPGTAVRGRGGEILETRRYWAPDFSGGEAMAEDEALEALTNALERSIRRNLRSDVRLGTHLSGGLDTSVVATLAAQASERPIEVFCGRFAEGPAYDESRYARRVAESLGAVYHDVVPTAAEFVALMPTLVRLLDEPVAGPGVFPQYMVNKAAAESVTVLLGGQGGDELFGGYARYLIAYLEQALKGAIYGTQESGHYLVTLENVIASLPMIKDYVPLLRQFWQDGLFDAMGARYFRLINRFAQAEAVLDPDVVSAADREAVFSRFAAIFDGQPLGSYINHMVRFDLANSLPALLQVEDRVSMAHGLEVRVPLIDIEVVDIATRLPPRFKFGGGDSKRLLRRAFRGRVVPEVLDRRDKMGFPVPLGPWMAAGPVREFVCDLLNSRSCRERGLWKREGLDAAIATDSGGFRQTWGILCLELWFREFLDCR; encoded by the coding sequence ATGGCCGATACGGGAACGAGTTGGATCGACGCCATGTGCGGACTGGTAGGCGTATTCGCGGCGAACGACGCTTCCGGCGACGCGTTCCGGGGAATCGTCGCCGCCATGCTGGAAGCGATAGCCCACCGGGGGCCCAACGGGTCCGGGATGGCGTCTGGTCCGGGGTTCTGCCTCGGGCACCGCCGGCTGAGCATCATCGATCTCTCCGATGGCGGGGCCCAGCCCATGGCGACGGCCGACGGCCGCCACCTGATCGTCTTCAACGGGTTCATCTCCAACTATCTCGATTTGCGGGCCGAATTGGCGGGGCGCGGACACAGCTTCCGCGGCACCTCCGACACCGAAGTCCTGCTCGAGATGCTGGCCGCCGACGGCGCCGCCGCCTTTCCCCGTCTGAACGGCATGTTCGCCTTTCTCTGGGTGGACCGGGCGAGCGGCGAGTGGTGGGCGGTTCGCGACCAGTTGGGCGTCAAGCCCCTCTATCTGGCTCCGGTGGGGGACATCTTGCTGGCGGGCTCGGAAATCAAGGCCCTGCTCGCCCACCCGGCCCTCGAAGCCCGCCTGGACCCCATGGCCCTGGGGGAGTACCTGACCTTCCAATATTGCCTGGAGGATCGGACCCTGTTCGGGGGCGTGCGCAAGGTCGAGCCGGGAACGGCCGTGCGCGGGCGAGGCGGCGAAATCCTGGAAACGCGACGTTATTGGGCGCCAGATTTCTCCGGCGGCGAAGCGATGGCGGAGGACGAGGCGCTGGAGGCGCTGACGAACGCCCTGGAACGCAGCATCCGCCGGAACCTGCGGAGCGACGTGCGGCTGGGAACCCATCTTTCGGGGGGACTGGATACCTCCGTCGTCGCCACCCTGGCCGCCCAGGCCTCGGAACGGCCGATCGAGGTCTTCTGCGGGCGCTTCGCCGAGGGGCCGGCCTACGACGAAAGCCGGTACGCGCGACGGGTGGCGGAGTCCCTTGGGGCCGTCTATCACGACGTCGTGCCGACCGCGGCCGAATTCGTGGCCTTGATGCCTACCCTGGTCCGTCTGCTGGATGAACCGGTCGCCGGTCCGGGCGTCTTTCCGCAATACATGGTCAACAAGGCGGCGGCCGAAAGCGTGACCGTCCTGCTGGGGGGGCAGGGAGGCGACGAACTGTTCGGCGGCTATGCCCGCTATCTGATCGCCTATCTGGAACAGGCCCTGAAGGGCGCCATCTACGGCACCCAGGAGAGCGGGCACTATCTGGTGACCTTGGAAAACGTGATCGCCAGCCTGCCGATGATCAAGGACTACGTGCCCCTGCTGCGGCAGTTCTGGCAGGATGGCCTGTTCGACGCCATGGGCGCCCGCTATTTCCGGCTCATCAATCGCTTCGCCCAGGCCGAGGCCGTCCTTGATCCGGACGTCGTGTCGGCGGCGGACCGGGAAGCGGTATTCTCCCGCTTCGCCGCGATCTTCGATGGACAGCCCCTGGGGTCCTACATCAACCACATGGTCCGCTTCGATCTCGCCAATTCCCTGCCGGCCCTGCTGCAGGTGGAGGACCGGGTCAGCATGGCTCACGGGCTCGAGGTCCGTGTTCCGCTGATCGATATCGAGGTGGTCGACATCGCCACCCGGCTTCCGCCCCGCTTCAAGTTCGGCGGTGGCGACTCCAAGCGCTTGCTGCGCCGTGCCTTTCGGGGCCGAGTCGTTCCCGAGGTTCTCGATCGCCGCGACAAGATGGGTTTTCCGGTTCCGCTCGGGCCCTGGATGGCCGCGGGGCCGGTTCGCGAGTTCGTTTGCGACCTGTTGAACAGCCGTTCCTGCCGGGAAAGGGGGCTGTGGAAGCGGGAAGGGCTGGATGCGGCGATTGCCACGGATTCCGGGGGATTCCGCCAGACCTGGGGCATCCTGTGTCTGGAACTCTGGTTCCGCGAGTTCCTGGACTGCCGATGA
- a CDS encoding radical SAM protein, giving the protein MNQLSLFWRRLFTTRRHAGSGDNNTLGRLIRQGSAYYLARDGRARPPMTIFLTVNGHCNLRCRMCDIGLQNRESMFYHNLRGESGSDFPIDRYRSLIDEVASFKPLLGVTTTEPLLYKPMFEAVDYARHRGLDTNITTNGLRVGERIDEIMDSGLYRLSVSLDGPPAIHDHMRGLAGCYDRVVDGLRQVAERKRARGLDRPHLMVNSFITDENHAHIVDFVAGLPLQDIDIVNIKLMAFFTREMVERHNAVFGDRYPATSTCFPDDFNPANLDLDAVCRQVAEVKARFGDKVAFHFEPDANMLRRYYYQPAEFMDGTKCVVPWFVAQITNDGDLAVLTRCYDLRLGNIMEQPFLDVWNGEKMRGFRRDLRKHGRFPGCARCDGVLYR; this is encoded by the coding sequence ATGAACCAGCTATCGCTGTTCTGGAGACGGCTTTTCACCACCCGGCGACATGCGGGATCGGGGGACAACAATACCCTGGGGCGGCTGATTCGCCAGGGTTCGGCCTATTATCTGGCTCGCGACGGTCGGGCACGGCCGCCCATGACGATCTTTCTGACGGTGAACGGCCATTGCAATCTGCGCTGCCGCATGTGCGACATCGGCCTGCAGAACCGCGAGTCCATGTTCTACCACAACCTGCGCGGCGAAAGCGGCAGCGACTTCCCCATCGACCGCTACCGATCCCTGATCGACGAGGTGGCCTCGTTCAAGCCCCTTCTAGGCGTCACGACGACCGAGCCGCTTCTTTACAAGCCCATGTTCGAGGCCGTGGATTATGCCCGCCATCGCGGCCTGGACACCAACATCACGACCAATGGACTGCGGGTTGGGGAACGCATCGACGAGATCATGGATTCCGGCCTTTACCGTCTGTCCGTGTCCTTGGACGGGCCTCCGGCAATCCACGACCACATGCGCGGTCTGGCCGGCTGCTACGACCGCGTCGTGGACGGGCTGCGACAGGTCGCGGAACGGAAGCGCGCGCGGGGCCTGGATCGGCCGCACCTGATGGTCAATTCCTTCATCACCGACGAGAATCACGCTCACATCGTCGATTTCGTCGCCGGGCTGCCGCTCCAGGACATCGACATCGTCAATATCAAGCTGATGGCCTTCTTCACCCGGGAGATGGTCGAGCGGCACAACGCCGTCTTCGGCGACCGGTACCCGGCGACGTCGACCTGCTTCCCCGACGACTTCAATCCGGCCAATCTGGATCTCGATGCGGTTTGCCGGCAAGTCGCCGAGGTGAAGGCTCGCTTCGGCGACAAGGTCGCCTTCCATTTCGAACCCGACGCGAACATGCTTCGCCGCTACTATTACCAGCCGGCCGAGTTCATGGACGGCACCAAATGCGTCGTTCCCTGGTTCGTAGCCCAGATCACCAACGACGGCGACTTGGCCGTCTTGACGCGATGCTACGATCTGCGACTCGGAAACATCATGGAACAGCCGTTCCTGGACGTCTGGAACGGCGAAAAGATGCGCGGTTTCCGTAGGGATCTGCGAAAGCACGGCCGGTTCCCCGGATGCGCCCGGTGCGACGGCGTCTTGTACAGGTAA
- a CDS encoding radical SAM protein produces MNLKTLTKNIRVLAERGFGIQKYPTAHKNAHILRLLANGAAYYLNRDGRARPPVSVFIHVNNHCNLKCRFCDYGLQNRDSMFFQNLAGGHAANMPIEDFKRIVDEVKGFTPFVSIPATEPLLYGPLPEAIAYIRRNGLHCSINTNAVTLEKRAEDLVEAGLTKIVVSVDGPKDVHDLVRGVPGVFEKVVAGVNRLAEVKRAKGVDHPDIYINYVIGDQNYATLEDCVASLPMEAIRQVDFRVMFYCTEDLAARHNAVFGDKYHATEACLSDTADLASIDTDLLWDQVHRLTARTEGKCKFFFRHGRRDLHTYFNEPGTFLDDTRCVVAWFAMQISTDGTLAPLQRCYHNTFGNILERGFEGCWNGPEYRAFRQDLQRNGRFTACARCEGVNF; encoded by the coding sequence ATGAACCTGAAGACCTTGACCAAGAATATCCGGGTCCTGGCGGAACGCGGCTTCGGTATCCAGAAATACCCGACCGCCCACAAGAACGCCCACATCCTGCGCCTGCTCGCCAACGGCGCCGCCTATTACCTGAACCGGGACGGCCGCGCCCGGCCGCCCGTGTCCGTCTTTATCCATGTCAACAACCACTGCAACCTCAAATGCCGGTTTTGCGACTACGGGCTGCAGAACCGCGACAGCATGTTCTTCCAGAACCTGGCGGGCGGCCACGCCGCCAACATGCCCATCGAGGATTTCAAGCGCATCGTCGACGAAGTCAAGGGCTTCACCCCTTTCGTCAGCATTCCCGCCACCGAACCCCTGCTCTACGGCCCGTTGCCGGAAGCGATCGCCTACATCCGCCGGAACGGCCTTCATTGTTCCATCAACACCAACGCCGTCACCTTGGAAAAGCGGGCCGAGGATCTGGTCGAAGCGGGTCTGACCAAGATCGTCGTCTCCGTCGACGGCCCGAAGGACGTCCACGACTTGGTGCGAGGCGTTCCCGGCGTGTTCGAGAAGGTCGTGGCCGGCGTGAACCGGCTGGCCGAGGTCAAGCGCGCCAAGGGAGTCGACCACCCGGACATCTACATCAACTACGTGATCGGCGACCAGAACTACGCCACCCTCGAAGACTGCGTCGCCAGCCTGCCCATGGAAGCCATCCGGCAGGTGGATTTCCGGGTGATGTTCTACTGCACGGAAGACTTGGCGGCCCGCCACAATGCCGTGTTCGGCGACAAGTATCACGCCACCGAGGCCTGCCTCAGCGACACGGCCGACCTGGCCTCCATCGATACCGATCTCCTGTGGGATCAAGTCCACCGCTTGACGGCGAGGACCGAGGGCAAGTGCAAGTTCTTCTTCCGCCACGGCCGCCGCGATCTCCACACCTACTTCAACGAGCCGGGAACTTTCCTGGACGACACCCGGTGCGTGGTGGCCTGGTTCGCCATGCAGATTTCCACCGACGGCACCCTGGCGCCTCTGCAGCGGTGCTACCACAATACCTTCGGGAACATTCTCGAACGCGGCTTCGAGGGATGCTGGAACGGCCCGGAATACCGGGCCTTCCGGCAAGACCTGCAAAGGAACGGACGGTTCACCGCCTGCGCCCGGTGCGAGGGCGTCAACTTCTGA